A segment of the Nitrosospira briensis C-128 genome:
CGTTACCAGCAAAACCTTACTCACATTATCCGTAAAAGCAATGTGCAGATCCGGTGTTGCGCCTGAGTTGGCGAAAGCCGCTCCGCTCTTGGCTGAGACACTCAGCACACGCGCTGCGCCATCGGCGCCGGTCAGTGCATAATCGCCGGGGGCCATGGTGACTTCACAGATCGAGTTTCCGGTCACGGTTGCGTACGAGTCACCGACAGCGAAAGCCTTGAGCAACAGCATGCGGATCGCACCATTTCTGATTGCATTGAGGCCACCATCCAGCACATCGGAATGAGCATATTTAGACATTGATTCTCCAAATGACGGGCATAAAAAAACCCGAAGGCGCGGGCCATTCGGGTGCTGTGCTGCGTTTCTATATGATCTGGGCGGACTTCTGAAAATCCGACACTTGACAGGATATACCGACAAAAATGGAAAATCAAGCCAACTGCCTCAAATTTTTGACTGTCTCGCGATAGTTATTCCACTTCTCACGTTGGCGCGCGATCTCGGCCTTTAGCATCTCATGCCCACGAATGACACGTTGCTCATAGGTGCGCCAGTCAACGCCCTGCCCTGAACGGCGAGCAAACCAGGTCAACGGCCACCCCTCGTATTGCCAGAACAACGATACCGCCTGTTTGTACCGGGCGGGCAAAGCACTTAAAGCCTGGTCTATATCCCGAGCCTCGCCTGTCAGCAGAGGCACATTTGACTCGCCGTATGTATCGCCGCCAATGCCTGAGTAAATTGAGCTGATGGTGCGCCGTTCTTTGATGACACCCGCGTTGGTCAATGCCCAGTTGCGCATGCCGCGTATGAAATGTTCCGGCAGTTCGTTGTAGATTTTTTTACTCACACTACCTCCTTTCATCAAACCAGCGGCACCTATGGCCTACAGTTGGCACGCCCGCTTGCAGCTTATTGCGCTCATCCATGCACATGGACCGACCCAGCACCTTGGCATGCTTGGTGCACAGCTTGCAGCCCAGGCGGTCAAGCTGCCGGGCTTCCAGCGTCTCGGCCGGGTCGCGGTAATACTTTGCAGGCAATGCATAGCTTCTATCCATTAGCCACCACCGCTACCTCACGAATTCGATCTTCCATCGCTCTCACTTGCAGGGTGAATGCCCTTATCTCACCCGCTTTCTTTCCCAGGTCATTAGCCCAACATGCGATCAGCTCGGCATCCCCGCTTTTCACCGCCCGGCCGATGCTCTCATCCGCCTCGGCAAGATCGATATCAGACCATCCGTCCGCTTCTTTCCACCACTTCCGGACCGCAATGTAATCAGCACGAAGCTTTTCCTTGTCCTTTTCTTCTATCACCTCATCACCTTTATTTGGTTACGCGAAAATGGTTAGTTACGCCAGCGGTTACGCCTGAAAGCCCTGTAGTTACGTGGGTTACGCGGTTACGCGGTAGGTCTCAACTTTTGCGAAATTGTTGTTATTTACAGATTTACTGGATGAATAGAAAAACGCTCTCACGTACGCGCGCATGCGAGTTTCCGCGTAACCCACGTAACTGCGCGGGTTTCCGGCGTAACCGAGCGCGTAACCGGGTGTCTTTTGGCGTAACCTGCGTAACTGCATGGGTTTCATAGCTGTTTTCCCTCGTTTTTGCCTAAAAATTCATCTAATGCCCGCTCGAAATGGGCTACTTCACGTGCTGCCCACTTGCCTTGCGTCATTTCCATCGGCGGCTGTTCAGTACCGGGTATCCACATCCGTTCGGCCTTCTTCCCGTTTTGCACATCATCCAGTTTTATGACTTTGTAGATGAGCAGGACAGGCTGATCCGCCCGCCTGCTGGATAACAGGTCCGATGTCTTGCGTACCATCTTGGTGAAATGCTCCTGCGTAGGAGGAAACCGCTCGCCTGTCAGGGCGCACCACCTCCTGAATGCCTGGTATAACTGACCGGCGGAACATACCTTCAGAGGGAGAGGGAGATAACCGTTCAGCCACTCGCGGACAAACCGCTCCGGAGGTTTTAGCCCGAGCTCGATCAGGTCTTTTTTAGCCCTGGTCATTGGCGGGATATCGAATTCCGTAAACCCCGTCAGGTCGAGCGACAGCAAGTGTCGATAGAAAGCCTCGATGGCGCCAGCGCGCATTGCGTCTGCAACTCGCTGGTATAAATCGTCTGCCCGCATCTGCGGGGTGTAGACAACGAAGTAGCGGCGGTCGCCCTCTTCCAGCGCCAGGGGCTGATGCTCGTTGGAAAGGAAGACCACGTTCACGTGATTTGCCTCAGTCCTCAGCGGCATCATCTTGGTGTTAATCTGAATGGTCTCGCCGGTGATGAAGCCCTTGAGCTTGTTTTTATGGTGATAGAGCTCTTGGCGCGCAACCACTTCATCAGCGATCAGGAACAGCTTCTGTGAAGCCCAGTCGTTAAACTTGTCCTCAATCTGATCCTGGCCAACGACCAGCGCATAATCTCCATAAATCTTGGCTACGATCTCAAAGAACAGGTTCTTTCCCGCCCCTTGAGGACCGTGGAACACCAGCGCCGAGCGCATCTTTGTTCCAAGTCGCTGCAGGGGCAGCGCCAGCCATTTCAGCGTCCATGAGATTACTTCTTCGATTGCCAGTTCGGATTCCGCAGATTCCGCGCACAAGTGGCTGATCAGCTCGATAATTGCGGAACAGTCCCCTTTCTTCGCCTCCATCGGCAACCCGGCAAACAAATTGACAGCAGGCGGCTCGATTGCCCCGGAAGGGTCGAACACAAGTTGCTCCGGCATGATCATCCGGCGCTTGTCCGAATTCAGCCACATCTTGACGTAATCGTTGCCGAAGGCCAGACGCATGGCATTTACCCGGATCAGCTTTCGCGCTTTCTCGTCATAGCAGGTATCTGTGCTATAGATCAGCGCAAAGTTGTCGATCAAGTCGTTATAGCGGTCCCAATTGATCGGCTGCTTATCCCGCTTATCCCCTCCCCCCTTTTCTGGGGGCTCGGGCGCTTTATCAGAGGGGGAGGGAGAGGATTTACCCTTGTCTTTAGGCACTGCGCGAAGTTTTGGAGGCCTCCAGCCGGCTTCCATGGCGCGTTTGAAGATAATTGCGCCAGTAATGCCGCCGGGCTTGAAGCTCTTCCAGTGAGATTGCAGCGTCTTGCCGCCGGGATATTTTGCGCTCTTTGCAGACCAGGATTCCCATACCGACAATCCGGCTTCACCCAACTCGGCATGGATGGCCATGCCGAGTTGAATCCATTCATCGTATCCGCAAGTCGGGTTGACAAACGCCAGCGCAGACTCGACCTTGGCGCGCACATCAATATCCCCACTCGTTTCCACGGGAGGAGAGTTGACATGCTTGTTCTTGGCAGCATCGACTGTCTTTTGGAGGCGGGCGAGCGTCTTATCTGAAATCGGCGCCACCTCAGCCGGCGTGCCCGGGAAGCGTGCCCCGGTAACCGTAAAATACTGGCGGCCACAAAACACCTCAACACCAATATCGTTTGACTTGAACGTATCGGAATCGCCGAAGACGATGATGTGCACCCCTTTTCGGGACGGCGAATACTCGGTATAGCTGGCGCAGGCCTGGATGATGTTGGTGGCGCGTTCCGAGATCTCGCCTGTTTCTGTGTTGATAGCCCCATCGATATCGATACCGATCAAGCCATCGCCAGGGAGGAAGGCGAACCCGATGCCGGAAAACCGGCCAGATGACAATGCCGTGCACGCCTCCTCGAAACTTGCCAGGGCTGCGCGGTCTTCCGGGCTGCCTTGCGTACCGTTTCGTCTTTCTCCGGAGAGGTAGTACGGCATCTTGCGCGGCTTTTTATCGCCTGGTTTCTGCTCAAAACGCCATGTCAGCCATTGCCGGCGTTCGCGCAATGCGGCCGGGACAGCGTACAGATCGGTGGCGGCATCTGTCATATTTACGCGCGCGGGGCGCGGCGGCGCTCGTGCACCCGCTTTTCGAGCTCGAGCAGACCTTGCACGGCCCGGCGAATCGCCAGCTCTATCTTTTCCTGCTCGGGAGGCGATATCCAGTTGTCGGAGAGCGCGGTTGAGATCGCGGCGGCCACCTCACCCTCTTCCGCCATCACCTTGCAGATCATCTGCAGCAGCTCGCCGTTGGAGACATGCTCGGCAGGCGGAAGCTTTACGGCAGCATACCCATGCCGCCAACAGAACGCCTGGATGGGAAGCCCGGCAGCTTCATCTTTTCCAGCTTCCTGCAAATTTTCGATGATCAATGAGACTTCTTCGAAGCCGGTGTAATCCGACTCGACACCGGGGCGCAGCTTGTTATAAAGCCTCGCGGCGGAAGGTAAATCTAACCGCTTGTATAGGGACTCGATCCCTCCTGGATACTTCCGGGCGGCCTTGTAAAGAGCATCGTGCTGATTGATGTCCGAATAGCGGTGAGTCACGTTAAAACCCCGCTTCGATTAACGTTTTTTTTGTCATTACGCGGGCGCATGATTCGATCATGCGATTTCGTGAAACCAGTGCTGAGCAAAGAAAAGCCCTCCCCGAAGGGAGGGGGAACTGCACGGCCGAAGTGGGAGAGAAGGCCGGGCAGAACGGAAAAGGCGGGAATTCCAACGTGATAAGATTTGATTTCCACATCAATCTCAACAACAAAAGGAATTCCCTTGAAACTCGATATAGACTCGAAAACTGTTTCAATCCCCTGCCCCCACTGCAGCAAGAAATTCGACGAGAAGATCGGAAGGTTGAAGCAAGATCAGAAGCTTATTTGCCCCGCCTGCCACGAATCCTTCACTGTGGACGCTACAAAGCTCCGTGCCGGAATCGAGAAAACGCTGTACGATTTCAAGCGGCAGATCGGGAAGCTTGGCCGATAGTGAATCGAGCGCGGCAGTCAGTGCTGTTGCGTCACAATCGACCTCTAATCTCAACAAAGGGATCATGCTTCTGCCTTTGTTTGGTTGGGGGTGCTGAATACTTCGGGATGCGCTACCTTGATATACATAAGCCTGGCGTCCGGAATACCGTCCTCACGCCATCCGGAAACAGAGGGAGGTTTGATGTTGAATAAGCGCGCGACAGCATTCGTGCCACCGAGGGCATCAATAATTTGATTTGCAAATTCTGACTTATCCATGGCTCTCATTATAAGGCATACCTAACATTAGGTGTCAAGGTATACCTAATAATAAAAACGATATGATTGCAAGTATGGAAAAATGGAACGACAGACTTGTTTACGCGCTCAAGGTGCGCAAGAAAACTCAGGCTGATCTGGTTAAAGTCACCGGAGCTAAAGCACCATCAGTTTACGAATGGGTGTCTGGTATAACCAAGAACATGACAGCACCCAATGCAACAAAGGTATGTAATTTCCTGAGAATTAATGTTGACTGGCTTCTATATAAGAAAGGACCGAGCGGGCTTGAGGATGATACTGATAACGCGCCCGTGTTATTAACTACCGAACAGAAGCAAGTATTAAAGCTCCTCGAGAGGATGGAACTTAAGGCCAAAGAGAATTGGATAGCAAACGGCGAATTGCTTGTATCCGTTATGTCTGCTTCCGACGCTGTTGCTACGCCACAATCTAAGCCAATGGAATCACAACCAGAGCGCCGCCTGGCAACTGAAGACCGGAGGAAGACCGATTTAGGTTTTGACCCAGAACGCAGGCATCTATACGGCGCACCGAATTTCCCGGAAAAGAAACAGACGTATACGGACCGAAGGAGGGGAAAAAAATGAAGCCGCCTTTTACACTAATGCAACGACCGATATCGCACGACACCGCCGAGGCTGCTCTGACGATAGCCGGGGATGCGCAACAAGGCGACTCCATAGGCATGGCAGCCGTCGTA
Coding sequences within it:
- a CDS encoding DUF5906 domain-containing protein gives rise to the protein MTDAATDLYAVPAALRERRQWLTWRFEQKPGDKKPRKMPYYLSGERRNGTQGSPEDRAALASFEEACTALSSGRFSGIGFAFLPGDGLIGIDIDGAINTETGEISERATNIIQACASYTEYSPSRKGVHIIVFGDSDTFKSNDIGVEVFCGRQYFTVTGARFPGTPAEVAPISDKTLARLQKTVDAAKNKHVNSPPVETSGDIDVRAKVESALAFVNPTCGYDEWIQLGMAIHAELGEAGLSVWESWSAKSAKYPGGKTLQSHWKSFKPGGITGAIIFKRAMEAGWRPPKLRAVPKDKGKSSPSPSDKAPEPPEKGGGDKRDKQPINWDRYNDLIDNFALIYSTDTCYDEKARKLIRVNAMRLAFGNDYVKMWLNSDKRRMIMPEQLVFDPSGAIEPPAVNLFAGLPMEAKKGDCSAIIELISHLCAESAESELAIEEVISWTLKWLALPLQRLGTKMRSALVFHGPQGAGKNLFFEIVAKIYGDYALVVGQDQIEDKFNDWASQKLFLIADEVVARQELYHHKNKLKGFITGETIQINTKMMPLRTEANHVNVVFLSNEHQPLALEEGDRRYFVVYTPQMRADDLYQRVADAMRAGAIEAFYRHLLSLDLTGFTEFDIPPMTRAKKDLIELGLKPPERFVREWLNGYLPLPLKVCSAGQLYQAFRRWCALTGERFPPTQEHFTKMVRKTSDLLSSRRADQPVLLIYKVIKLDDVQNGKKAERMWIPGTEQPPMEMTQGKWAAREVAHFERALDEFLGKNEGKQL
- a CDS encoding phage regulatory CII family protein, producing MTHRYSDINQHDALYKAARKYPGGIESLYKRLDLPSAARLYNKLRPGVESDYTGFEEVSLIIENLQEAGKDEAAGLPIQAFCWRHGYAAVKLPPAEHVSNGELLQMICKVMAEEGEVAAAISTALSDNWISPPEQEKIELAIRRAVQGLLELEKRVHERRRAPRA
- a CDS encoding YnfU family zinc-binding protein encodes the protein MKLDIDSKTVSIPCPHCSKKFDEKIGRLKQDQKLICPACHESFTVDATKLRAGIEKTLYDFKRQIGKLGR